A genomic segment from Flavobacterium sp. 9R encodes:
- a CDS encoding M13 family metallopeptidase, whose translation MNPKKSTTLLFALPAVFSFGWSQAQTASATKEPGINIQYMDKTIKPSDDFFRYVNGTWLNTTEIPSDKTRWGSFDELRQRTDTDALAILKEAANNPAYKSNTDQGKAINLYKTMLDTVSRNKLGIAPLKPYLKKINAVKNVKDLQALLIEMEPTGGIGFFGAGVGTDAKNSNVNVINLGPGGVGLPDRDYYVGEDKDSKEKREKYVLHVAKMLQYLGDKPEVAKANAEKILALEIEMSKPRFDRVERRDRRKSYNPMTVAEIQKLTPSIDWTTYFTKIGLPTNQTIIVSQPKYMTALETLFKENKVDDWKAYMRWSLLNRASSQLSTEIEKANWEFYGKTLTGAVKQRPFEERALQTVTGSVGEALGKLYVEKKFPAEAKEKAAKMIKNIFRAYENRINNLPWMSAETKVSAIAKLNKLRVKIGYPDKWKDYSALTIKSPAEGGTFFENVRNIAIWRNKENFAELTKPVDKDRWGMAPQTVNAYYNPSNNEIVFPAAILQPPFYNYQADEAVNYGGIGGVIGHEISHGFDDSGARYNADGNLVDWWTPEDLKKFGALTGALAAQYSALQPLPGTFVDGKFTLGENIGDLGGVNAAYDGLQLYLKENGNPGLIDGYTPEQRFFISWSTIWRSKMRDEALKSQVKTDPHSPGMYRAYVPLQNVDAFYDAFNIQPNDGMYIAPEKRVKIW comes from the coding sequence ATGAACCCAAAAAAGTCCACCACCTTACTGTTTGCACTACCAGCAGTCTTTAGTTTTGGATGGAGCCAAGCACAAACCGCTTCGGCCACCAAAGAGCCAGGAATCAATATCCAATATATGGATAAAACCATCAAACCAAGCGATGATTTTTTCCGATATGTAAACGGAACCTGGTTGAACACTACCGAAATCCCAAGCGACAAAACCCGTTGGGGAAGCTTTGACGAATTGCGTCAACGCACCGATACTGACGCTTTGGCGATTTTAAAAGAAGCCGCCAACAACCCAGCGTACAAATCGAATACCGACCAAGGTAAAGCCATCAATTTGTACAAAACCATGTTGGATACCGTAAGCCGTAACAAATTAGGTATTGCTCCCCTAAAACCTTATTTGAAAAAAATCAACGCGGTTAAAAACGTAAAAGATTTACAAGCCTTATTAATCGAAATGGAACCTACGGGTGGCATTGGTTTCTTTGGCGCTGGTGTAGGTACCGATGCTAAAAACAGCAACGTCAATGTAATTAACTTAGGACCTGGAGGTGTAGGCTTACCTGACCGTGATTACTATGTAGGCGAAGACAAAGATTCAAAAGAAAAAAGAGAGAAATACGTACTTCACGTGGCTAAAATGTTGCAATATTTAGGCGACAAACCTGAAGTAGCGAAAGCCAATGCGGAGAAAATTTTGGCTTTAGAAATCGAAATGTCTAAACCACGTTTTGACCGTGTAGAAAGAAGAGACCGTCGTAAATCATACAACCCAATGACCGTTGCGGAAATACAAAAACTAACGCCATCTATCGATTGGACTACGTATTTCACTAAAATTGGTTTGCCAACGAATCAAACGATTATCGTGTCGCAACCAAAATATATGACGGCATTAGAAACGCTTTTTAAAGAAAACAAAGTAGACGACTGGAAAGCGTATATGCGTTGGTCTTTATTGAACCGAGCTTCTAGCCAATTATCGACAGAAATTGAAAAAGCCAACTGGGAATTTTATGGCAAAACCTTAACGGGTGCTGTAAAACAAAGACCTTTTGAAGAAAGAGCTTTACAGACCGTAACAGGCTCTGTGGGTGAAGCTTTAGGAAAATTATATGTAGAGAAAAAATTCCCTGCCGAAGCTAAAGAAAAGGCAGCAAAAATGATTAAAAACATTTTCCGTGCTTACGAAAACCGCATCAACAACTTACCTTGGATGTCGGCTGAAACGAAAGTTAGTGCGATTGCCAAATTAAACAAACTAAGAGTTAAAATTGGTTATCCAGACAAATGGAAAGACTACTCTGCTTTGACTATCAAAAGTCCAGCAGAAGGAGGAACGTTTTTTGAGAACGTAAGAAACATTGCTATTTGGCGCAATAAAGAAAACTTTGCTGAATTGACAAAACCCGTAGACAAAGACCGTTGGGGTATGGCACCACAAACGGTGAATGCGTACTACAATCCATCGAACAACGAAATTGTATTCCCTGCTGCTATTTTGCAACCACCATTTTACAATTACCAAGCTGACGAAGCCGTAAATTATGGTGGAATTGGAGGGGTTATTGGTCACGAAATCTCTCACGGTTTTGATGATTCAGGAGCGCGTTATAATGCCGACGGTAATTTAGTAGACTGGTGGACACCAGAAGATTTGAAAAAATTTGGTGCTTTGACAGGAGCTTTAGCTGCGCAATACAGTGCTTTGCAACCGCTTCCAGGTACTTTTGTAGATGGTAAATTTACTTTAGGTGAAAACATTGGAGATTTAGGTGGTGTGAATGCTGCTTACGATGGTTTGCAATTGTACTTAAAAGAAAACGGCAACCCAGGATTGATTGACGGATATACACCAGAACAACGTTTCTTTATTTCTTGGTCAACCATTTGGCGTTCTAAAATGAGAGACGAAGCCTTGAAATCACAAGTAAAAACCGACCCGCATTCGCCAGGTATGTACAGAGCCTATGTGCCTTTACAAAACGTTGATGCATTCTATGATGCCTTCAACATTCAACCAAATGACGGAATGTATATCGCTCCAGAGAAAAGAGTAAAAATCTGGTAA